The DNA region TGAGTTGCAATAAGCTCCTTATCTGGCGTTTCCGTCACTTCCGGAACTTCATCATCAAATTCTGTCTGAAATCCATAATCGCTGCTAATCTCGTCATGGGTAAACTGACTTTCCACCTCATCGATAGCATCTTCAAAAAGTGCTTCCAAATCTGGCTCCTCAGTAAACAAAGCCGATGCGGCCATAATCGATGATTTATATTCATTCAAATACAAGTCGTATACACGAAGCTCACGAGTGATATCACGAATTATCCGTTCAGCATGATCGAAAGACCTGACAAATATATATATGTCATCAACATACCGAACAGATGGCACTTTCATATCACTTAATAGCTGATCAATAGGAGTGAGGTAAAAATTGCCAAGCAAGTCTGAGGGGAAGACACCCTGTATAATTCCTCTTGAATTTCTGTCTCCAGTAAATTTTACCAGTATATTTTCTAATGGTGCACAATGAGCTTCAGAGCACCCAATATGCTTTAAGAAATTAATCAGTGTATGCTGGTTAATCGATGAAAAGCAGCTTGCAACATCAAGCTTAACAACATATTTGGTGGTGCGGTGCTCCGAAAGAACCCTAAGACGCTCTTGCATTTCGTTCCAGCAAATCCTGCTGGGAACAAAAAACTTTCCCTCGTGTTCACTTCCAGCAATCCAGTTGCTGAATGAACGTGACTTGTCCGTATTCTGATCCAAGATGCTGGCTAGATCATCGGCAATAAGTTGATACAAAAGCCGATCTTTCGGCATAAGAATGCTGCCTGGGCGAGAGAAACTCGGCCCCAGACGCTTTAGAGAGACAGACCTCATCCGTGTACTTTTGGGAACTTCCATTGTTACTGGAATAGATGGAGAAAATTTTCCATTTTCTAATTCTGATCGAAGTTCGCTCTTTAGATCATCGAATGAGTCTTTAAATATGCAGCGGATATGCGGAGCAAATATAAAGTCAGTCTTCATATCCGCCAAAACATGGCTGCGACTTCTGTCCCAGTTAAACTTTTTCACTATAGCCGGATCAATTCCAAATGAGTGCTTATTCCTTTTTTCCGCCATTTCCCTTGTCCTTTGAAGACGATCTAAGAAAAATTTCAGCAGAGTTGACATTAGACCGCCACCCACAAATGGATTATCCCAAAAGGGGTTAATGACCGTCAACTGCTATCCATTAGGGCTATATGATCTGCGGGGCACTTGTCCCAATAGACCGTGCCCTAGCGAGCCGTCTCACGCCCACGCCTAAGCCGTCCCAATAAAGTGCTCTCTTGCATTTTTGAGACAACGAGACGATAACGTCTAAGGGTTCATTGAGACACTTGGGACGGAACAGGCCATGTTGATCGGCTACGCTCGCACCAGCACCCTTGACCAGAAAGCCGGCATTGAGGCACAGGTCCGCGACCTTCAGGCGGCGGGGTGCGAGCGGCTATTTCAGGAACAGGTATCGTCGGTGGACGTGGCGAACCGGGAACAGCTTGCCATTGCCCTCGACTTCATTCGGGAAGGGGATGCCCTCGTAGTGACGAAGCTCGACCGCTTGGCCCGCTCCGTCGCCCACCTGATGACGATCCTCGACGCCCTGAAGGCCAAGGGCGCATCCTTGCGCATCCTGAACATGGGTATCGACACCAGCACCCCCACCGGCAAGCTGATGCTGACCGTCCTTAGCGGCGTAGCGGAATTTGAGCGGGATATCATGCTTGAACGCCAGCGCGAGGGCATCGCCAAGGCCAAGGCTGAGGGGAAATACAAGGGCAGGAAGCCCACGGCACAGGCCAAGGCCGAAGACGTGATGGCCCTGAAGGCGGAAGGGCTAGGGGCAACGGAGATTGCCAAGCGGCTCGGGATCGGCCGTGCGAGCGTCTACCGCATCCTTGGTGCCGATGCGTGATCCAGGGACCGCAGGGCGGTAGGAGTCCCAAGGGACCGGAAGACACTCTCCGCCCTCCCCCGCCCCCTCCGGAAATCACACTTCGCAGAATGGGGTTAAAGCACCGTTGCTCGGTTGTTGTTCCGACCTTCCGTCACGCGGGGCCGCTGTAGATTTCTCCCTGCCCTTGTCACCCGGCGGGTTCCAGATGCGAGAGGTCAACGCCGAAATCCAGCTTCTCGATTAGGGCCAAGCGTTCGGGTGCCGAAAGTAGCTTTCCGCCATAGACGCCGTAGGTGATGCCGACATTGACCACATGGCCGGCAAGCTGCCCGCTGAGTGTTTCCGGCACCCCGGCAACCTGCAAACTGGATATGAAGGTGTGGCGGAAGCTGTGGAACTTCAGACCGGAGCGGCCAAGCCCGACCAAGTGCCTGAAGTGCGACCACCACGCACAGAACTTCTCGCTATAGCGCCCATCGGCACTCGGCTTTATCTCGGGCCACAGGGGACCGGCGCCCTTCTTGGACACCTGTTCGTGGTGGGACAACAGGCCGAGCCGGATCAGCCGCGGATGCACCGGGACGATGCGCGTTCCTGCCGCCGTCTTGGTGTCTTCCACTGAGAAGCACCAGATGCCCTCGATCTGCCGCAGGTCCGTCACCTTCAGCTTAGCCGCCTCTTCAGCCCGCAAGCCGGAATGCAGGGCGATCAGGGGCAGCCAGAACTTATGGTCCTTCACCAGAACGCCGCCGGGCCTCTCCCGCCGATCCGCCCGCCAATGGCCGGTGTAGAGCGGGCAATGAAACAGCACCTTCAGGTCTGCGGGGGTGTAGGCGTCACGATCCGCGTCATCCGCCTTGGGCGCCAGTCCCTTCAACGGGCTGTCGATGGTGCATTTCCCCTCGATCTTCGCCCAATTGAGCATAGCGTTCACGTACTTGAAGTTCTGGATGATGGTGTTGTTCGACAACTCCATATCGGCCAGCGCATCGCGCCAGTCACGGACATCATCCCGAGTGAGGTCATCAACTGCCTTGTTGTTCAGGATTTCGGCAAAACGGGTCAGCTTCGGCTTGGTGTTGGTGAGGGTCCGCCCTTTCCATTCCCCGTCCCTGACCTTCGCTTCGGCGTAGACTTCCACCAACTCCGCCAGCGCCATAGATTGGGGTGTGCGATCAACCGGCGGGGCTGCGGCAGTCGCCGCGGGCGGCAGGGCGAACAGCGGATCACGGGCGGGGTGCCCATAGTCGCCCACCCGCCGGGCCTTGGTCTGGTTCAGCAACTCCACCTGTGCCCGAAGGAGGGTGCGGCAAAACCGCCCATAGGCATCGCTTGCCCGATCCACCGACAGCCCGCCTGCGGCCAAGAGTTCATCGGCCACAACCTCAATCTGCCTATAGTCGTTGACCGCCAGCGCCTCCCGGCTGTCCCCGATCAGGTCGGACAAGAGCGTCAAGTCGGCTTGGATCGGCTCAATCTCGGGATCGGGAGCGGCATAGAGGGTTTCCCCTGCCCTGACCTTCTCCAAATCGCGTTCCGCCGCGTCGAGTTCCTTCGCCAGCCAATCGCGGGCAATGGCGTTGATCCTGTCGGTGGTGAGGGCGGTATCGGTCATGGCGCTGGCAAACAACCTGTCGGCAACCGCGGACAGCCTCCGTCCCCTGACGATGGCCGTGGCGCGATCCTTGGTCCGCAGGGACACCACCAGTTCCCGCTTAACAAACCGCGAACGCAGGCCCTCAGGCACCTTGCGCCGCCACCTGAACCCATCGCCCCGACGTTGGACATGAAGCACCGGATGCCCTCACTCACGGGCGCCGACAGGCCGTTCCGGTGTACCTCCCCGGTGTACCTCCCCGGTGTACCTGCGGGCGCGAATTACGCCGTGAAGTGGGAAAAATCCAATGATTTCAGGACCATGCCGCACCCGATCGAGTACAAGATGTACTACTCGGTTTGATGTTGCCTTGCGGCGTCCGGCAACGGGCGCCGCTTCGGGTCCTGCATCATTCGAAAGCCGCTCCCGGTTCGCTCCGGGGGCGGCTTTCTTTTTTGGCCTGCTCGATCCAGACACCGACATCGGGCGATGGACATCCCTTGCGCTCCGCACAATCCGCCTTCGCGCAGGTGCAGGCGGGGAACAGGCAGCCGTCGCCGTTCAGGTCGGTCGCCCGCACCGCAAGGTCGTAGCGCACCCCGCGCATGATCGTCGGCCCGGCGGTGCTGTGACGCTCGTAATGTTCGACGACGAGGCGCACGCGGGTGAGCAGTTCGCGCCGTTGATCGCGTTCCGAATCGCGTCCCGGATCCATGCCTTCGCCCCCAATCGCGGTGATCGCTGCACAGAGGGGACGCGGAACGGCCGGCCCCTGTTCCGGCATCCAGGCGCAGTACGGCGCAAGGGCTATGGGCTGGTCGGGAATGATGCTGCCTCCAGCCTGTTTCCGCGTCACCGACCAAGACAGGAGACCATGATGGAGCGTGACCGGCTGCACCGCGTCGCCAAGGCATTGGGCGATGTCCGCCTCTACGACAAGCACCACACCGGCGAGCTGATCTCCATGCGTCTGCGCGATTCCCTGGCCGACAACCCGGGCTTTGACAAGGAGGAGGTGGACAAGACGCTGCTGGAACTGGCCCGGGTCGCGCTGGAGGCCGCCGAATAGCGGGGGGCGGAGTGACGAAGCGGCGTCCGGCCTGTTGATGGTGGAGACGCGTCCATCAGAGGGAGAAAGCCGCCATGGCCGAGGACAGGACATCCGATCTGCCGCAGAGCGATCGGTCCGGCAGCGACCATCCAGGCAGCGACCGCCCGGCGACCAAGCCGGTCCCGGTGAAGCCGGCGGTCGAACCGATGAGCGACAGGGACGAAGCCCCGCCGGGCACGCCGGGGACGGGCGAAAATATCGACCCCAAGACCGGCGAGACCTATGTGCAGGGCATCGGCGGGGCTTGATGCGGGCCGGCTGTGATGGCTAGGCGTCGGCTGGCGATGCCCCCTCCCTCCCCCGCTCTCGCGGGAGAGGGAACTGCCGCCCAAACGAAAAGGGCCGGCTCACGCGAGCCGGCCCTTTCGCAGTCATCAAGCCCGCGTCAGGCCACGAAGGGCGGAACAGCGGTGAAGCCGGCGGCCTTCTCGACGACATGGCCCACGCGCAGCAGCGTCTCCTCGTCGAAGGGGCGGCCGATCAGCTGGAGGCCGAGCGGCAGGCCGTCGGCGCCCAGGCCGGCGGGAACCGACATGGCCGGCAGCCCGGCGAGGTTGACCGGAACGGTGAAGACGTCGATCAGGTACATCTGCACCGGGT from Azospirillum thiophilum includes:
- a CDS encoding site-specific integrase; translated protein: MPEGLRSRFVKRELVVSLRTKDRATAIVRGRRLSAVADRLFASAMTDTALTTDRINAIARDWLAKELDAAERDLEKVRAGETLYAAPDPEIEPIQADLTLLSDLIGDSREALAVNDYRQIEVVADELLAAGGLSVDRASDAYGRFCRTLLRAQVELLNQTKARRVGDYGHPARDPLFALPPAATAAAPPVDRTPQSMALAELVEVYAEAKVRDGEWKGRTLTNTKPKLTRFAEILNNKAVDDLTRDDVRDWRDALADMELSNNTIIQNFKYVNAMLNWAKIEGKCTIDSPLKGLAPKADDADRDAYTPADLKVLFHCPLYTGHWRADRRERPGGVLVKDHKFWLPLIALHSGLRAEEAAKLKVTDLRQIEGIWCFSVEDTKTAAGTRIVPVHPRLIRLGLLSHHEQVSKKGAGPLWPEIKPSADGRYSEKFCAWWSHFRHLVGLGRSGLKFHSFRHTFISSLQVAGVPETLSGQLAGHVVNVGITYGVYGGKLLSAPERLALIEKLDFGVDLSHLEPAG
- a CDS encoding recombinase family protein, yielding MLIGYARTSTLDQKAGIEAQVRDLQAAGCERLFQEQVSSVDVANREQLAIALDFIREGDALVVTKLDRLARSVAHLMTILDALKAKGASLRILNMGIDTSTPTGKLMLTVLSGVAEFERDIMLERQREGIAKAKAEGKYKGRKPTAQAKAEDVMALKAEGLGATEIAKRLGIGRASVYRILGADA
- a CDS encoding RNA-directed DNA polymerase; this encodes MTVINPFWDNPFVGGGLMSTLLKFFLDRLQRTREMAEKRNKHSFGIDPAIVKKFNWDRSRSHVLADMKTDFIFAPHIRCIFKDSFDDLKSELRSELENGKFSPSIPVTMEVPKSTRMRSVSLKRLGPSFSRPGSILMPKDRLLYQLIADDLASILDQNTDKSRSFSNWIAGSEHEGKFFVPSRICWNEMQERLRVLSEHRTTKYVVKLDVASCFSSINQHTLINFLKHIGCSEAHCAPLENILVKFTGDRNSRGIIQGVFPSDLLGNFYLTPIDQLLSDMKVPSVRYVDDIYIFVRSFDHAERIIRDITRELRVYDLYLNEYKSSIMAASALFTEEPDLEALFEDAIDEVESQFTHDEISSDYGFQTEFDDEVPEVTETPDKELIATQRLFDSANQYEGSEEKIERFCLPLFAKAESDYAIDHVISNLVIRPSMAQLYGMYASKFLKDEVVLRNHIEKSIIEDELFFDWQKMWLISSLIAGGVGGDNLVLWCLELVVQSKCHDALKAVAAIYVCRFGNFMRRKSICGEYSNSSPYVQSAILYGSRYFPSSERRNAVTNWAGHGYMHGLIAQTLTGQ